Proteins encoded together in one Rubripirellula reticaptiva window:
- a CDS encoding DUF4974 domain-containing protein, translating to MTVQLLRVFGIVLTMGMAAMGQEADDPFGGPRNAPPVTKASERTAKPKIELVPSSDSSIDETEMKIRQSMSKRTSLSFVELPLADAAKQLAQAFDLPILIDAKALEEIGLSAQEPVNVKLRDVSLRSILRLMLNDLELTYIVKNEVLMITTVSSAESNLITRAYQLPACMQGDPQAAIEAIHTTVVPDTWDVLGGPSTIALINSVVVISTTECVHEDTIDMMRKTEAADSLSRDELNR from the coding sequence ATGACAGTTCAACTATTGCGCGTTTTTGGGATCGTTTTGACGATGGGGATGGCTGCGATGGGGCAAGAGGCCGACGACCCGTTTGGCGGTCCGAGAAACGCTCCGCCGGTAACAAAAGCAAGCGAGCGAACCGCAAAACCAAAAATCGAGTTAGTTCCGTCAAGTGACAGCTCGATCGACGAAACCGAAATGAAGATTCGCCAATCGATGTCCAAACGAACGTCCCTCTCGTTCGTCGAGCTGCCGCTCGCCGATGCAGCTAAGCAACTAGCACAAGCTTTTGATTTACCGATCTTGATTGATGCTAAAGCTCTCGAGGAAATCGGCTTATCGGCGCAAGAACCAGTCAATGTAAAATTGCGGGACGTAAGCTTGCGCAGCATCCTTCGACTGATGCTAAACGACCTTGAACTGACTTACATCGTAAAGAACGAAGTCCTCATGATCACCACCGTTTCGTCGGCGGAAAGCAACCTGATCACTCGAGCCTATCAATTGCCCGCGTGCATGCAAGGCGATCCTCAAGCGGCGATTGAAGCTATCCATACGACCGTTGTCCCGGACACTTGGGATGTGCTTGGCGGACCGAGCACGATCGCGTTGATCAATTCCGTGGTGGTCATCTCGACCACGGAATGCGTTCACGAGGACACAATCGATATGATGCGAAAGACAGAAGCGGCAGATTCCCTATCTCGCGACGAATTGAATCGATAG
- a CDS encoding serine/threonine-protein kinase: MPTMTGPTVNVFDDRFEQVIEQFENDWDVHRPNRIANVLEEHDSEDHLALISELVRIDVELRNKVCDPFSIDQYSDEFPELIDHPSLLYAIGFEDFRSRQRFGLPVDVERWKQIPGIQNETWYSSLLGDTENVSARNDPKQSTSEKEQRNRKNTPLDAKLEQSLDQIGFQVTELIGRGAFSHVYLATQQDLADRFVVLKIVDRSMTESRSIALLQHTNIVPIYSNHLVDQKTVICMPYAGCVTLSDLVPDGDKRRLSGEEMVATVRQRVRDSQISKKPQSASPAADDLSAMTPLDRISRLDSSDLITWVFKRIASGLMHAHARGILHGDIKPANVLIRNDGEPALLDFNLSHLIDSATAKHVGGTLPYMAPENLLGMVRHESTLSVPSDIYGFGVTMYQFATGRLPYTAPNSKSDADLTRAAEDRSNPVKWHSGDAVPPSLRTIIENCLAFDANDRYESAQQLHDDLDCESKNIPLRHGHDRIGTRLRKYAKRHPKLTSGGSVAFLIAMSMIPLIGLAAAWRQRSQQAGVVEQLNQFSERSTRVLASMIANPVRHTEQEIDAAMQPLADLGVLDPAAFDVSTLDDLPNEQGSKFRENMLRHINQVAIFEADRLITDSRSSPIKPSSLRRLDQLQVAGTRVLNGRDSRSHQYIEVEKSRIKGDRQAVKTKRDKASQTEMTSDTEVYLEAVRLLKKEQWGEAVDMLTSLADRGAIPPELRWTGLGRSQYSERNYEKAILSFTQSIERSPESSRLRLLRGLCYLQLSRGNPAEQDFSEAIRLDPTNWKALTNRGLIRLGRNQAPDAIEDFTTAMKFAPDPGHLLLLRSRAYRDLGDQEASQRDFDEVMQAKNLSAASLVSRARAREKSDPNAALSDLQAALAMDPNSTEIQLAMASLLTIELKRDAESIECLNEVIKKQPENKRALANRAVLRARLKQFDLSKADALAASAPPTTGRNLYQAACASALLPDQNSHIRALSLLSQAIRSGYEADNLAIDEDLDSVRKMPGFQAISRTYQLANLMKGKQSKAASKELSEPLLDKTADVVE, encoded by the coding sequence ATGCCAACCATGACTGGGCCGACGGTCAACGTCTTCGACGACCGATTTGAGCAAGTGATCGAGCAATTTGAAAATGACTGGGACGTCCATCGCCCCAACCGGATCGCCAACGTTCTGGAAGAACATGACAGTGAGGACCATCTGGCATTGATTTCTGAACTGGTCCGAATCGATGTCGAGTTGCGGAACAAAGTTTGCGATCCATTTTCAATCGACCAATACTCCGATGAATTTCCCGAACTGATCGACCATCCGTCGTTGCTGTACGCGATCGGATTCGAAGATTTCCGATCACGTCAACGGTTTGGCTTGCCAGTCGACGTCGAACGTTGGAAACAGATCCCTGGCATCCAAAACGAAACTTGGTATTCGTCGCTTCTCGGTGATACTGAGAATGTCAGCGCTCGAAACGATCCAAAGCAAAGCACAAGCGAGAAAGAGCAGAGAAATCGTAAGAACACTCCTCTTGATGCAAAGCTGGAACAGTCGCTAGACCAAATCGGTTTTCAAGTCACAGAGCTGATCGGAAGAGGCGCGTTCAGCCATGTCTATCTGGCAACCCAACAGGACTTAGCCGACCGATTCGTCGTGCTGAAAATCGTCGACCGTTCGATGACTGAATCTCGCAGTATTGCATTGCTTCAGCACACCAACATTGTGCCAATCTATTCCAATCACTTGGTTGATCAGAAAACCGTGATCTGCATGCCCTATGCAGGCTGCGTGACGCTGAGCGACCTGGTACCCGACGGTGACAAACGTCGCCTCAGCGGTGAGGAAATGGTCGCGACTGTTCGCCAGCGAGTCCGCGATTCACAGATCTCGAAGAAACCACAGTCTGCTTCACCGGCGGCTGACGATCTCTCAGCGATGACACCACTGGACCGAATCTCGCGACTCGACAGCAGCGATTTGATTACGTGGGTTTTCAAACGAATAGCCAGCGGACTCATGCACGCTCACGCCAGAGGGATCTTGCATGGCGATATAAAGCCAGCGAACGTCCTGATTCGAAACGACGGCGAACCCGCACTTCTTGATTTCAATCTTTCACATCTCATCGACTCGGCCACTGCAAAGCACGTCGGCGGAACGCTTCCGTACATGGCTCCTGAAAACCTTCTGGGAATGGTTCGTCATGAATCGACCTTGAGCGTGCCTTCCGACATTTATGGTTTTGGCGTGACGATGTACCAATTCGCAACCGGGCGACTCCCCTACACGGCGCCGAATTCAAAATCTGATGCCGATCTAACCCGTGCGGCCGAGGATCGCAGCAACCCTGTGAAGTGGCACAGCGGTGACGCTGTTCCGCCGAGTTTGCGAACCATCATTGAAAATTGTTTGGCGTTTGACGCGAATGATCGGTACGAAAGTGCCCAGCAGCTGCATGATGATCTGGATTGCGAGTCGAAGAACATTCCGCTGCGACATGGCCACGATCGAATCGGAACACGACTTCGAAAGTATGCCAAACGACATCCGAAGTTGACATCCGGCGGATCGGTCGCCTTCCTGATTGCGATGTCGATGATTCCGCTGATTGGGCTGGCAGCCGCGTGGCGGCAACGATCGCAACAAGCTGGCGTTGTTGAACAACTGAATCAATTTTCGGAACGTTCAACGCGGGTTCTGGCATCGATGATTGCCAACCCAGTTCGCCACACCGAACAGGAAATTGACGCTGCAATGCAGCCGCTGGCCGATCTTGGCGTACTGGACCCAGCCGCATTCGACGTCTCGACTTTGGACGATCTTCCCAACGAGCAGGGAAGCAAGTTTCGCGAGAACATGCTGCGTCACATCAACCAAGTCGCCATCTTCGAAGCCGACCGATTGATCACCGATTCGCGAAGCTCGCCCATTAAACCATCCTCGCTGCGGCGACTCGACCAACTGCAAGTCGCGGGGACTCGGGTCCTCAATGGGCGAGATTCACGGTCGCATCAATACATCGAAGTTGAGAAATCTAGAATCAAAGGTGACCGACAAGCGGTCAAGACCAAACGTGACAAGGCCAGTCAAACTGAAATGACCTCGGACACCGAAGTCTATTTGGAAGCCGTACGACTTCTAAAGAAAGAACAATGGGGCGAGGCAGTCGACATGCTCACTTCGCTTGCCGATCGCGGGGCGATTCCTCCGGAACTGCGATGGACAGGCCTTGGTCGTTCGCAATACAGCGAACGAAACTATGAAAAGGCGATATTGTCGTTCACTCAGTCGATCGAGCGATCACCCGAATCATCTCGGCTAAGACTATTGCGTGGACTCTGCTATCTGCAGCTATCGCGTGGCAATCCCGCCGAACAAGACTTTTCCGAAGCGATACGCCTGGATCCTACCAACTGGAAAGCGTTGACGAACCGCGGTTTGATCCGCTTGGGACGCAACCAAGCACCGGATGCGATCGAGGACTTTACGACGGCAATGAAGTTCGCCCCTGATCCGGGGCACTTGCTGTTATTGCGAAGCCGCGCCTACCGTGACCTTGGCGACCAAGAGGCCAGCCAACGCGACTTTGACGAAGTGATGCAGGCGAAAAACCTGTCTGCTGCTTCATTGGTGTCGCGGGCGCGGGCCAGAGAAAAATCGGATCCCAACGCCGCCTTGTCTGATCTGCAAGCTGCCTTGGCGATGGATCCGAATTCGACAGAAATCCAACTCGCGATGGCTAGCTTGTTGACGATCGAATTGAAGCGAGACGCAGAATCGATCGAGTGTCTTAATGAAGTAATCAAGAAACAACCCGAGAACAAGCGTGCCCTCGCCAACCGGGCCGTTTTGCGTGCAAGGCTGAAGCAATTCGACCTGTCCAAAGCAGACGCATTGGCGGCATCGGCACCACCCACGACTGGCCGCAATCTCTACCAAGCAGCTTGCGCATCCGCACTTCTGCCAGACCAAAACAGCCATATCCGCGCGCTATCGTTGCTAAGTCAAGCCATCCGATCCGGCTATGAAGCCGACAATTTAGCAATTGACGAGGATTTGGATTCCGTTCGCAAAATGCCAGGTTTCCAAGCCATCAGTCGCACCTACCAACTTGCCAATTTGATGAAAGGCAAGCAATCAAAAGCTGCATCGAAAGAGTTGTCCGAGCCACTCCTAGACAAAACCGCCGACGTCGTCGAATGA
- a CDS encoding matrixin family metalloprotease, which produces MTSSKRRTRPKAANFETLERRALLAAFGTPWPEARDLSISFPADGVAIGEQSNDIRETLDQTGVSSQWQELALRAYQTWAIHADINVGLRNDFDVAFGAAGKISEDPRFGEFRIGAFPQQGLMANSLPFQAVAGTYSGDLLLNSNQNFRVNDWTGGAPDTSTWDANDRDLFSVFLHEAGNTLGVDDSQFNWTVMFRQYTVPKGILSAEDIAEIQSLYGQRTDPYETADNGSVQFASVVPEPIGFDPQADVIRTRGSLVSPTDVDHYQVTSSAGQNTLTIKLKAEGVSLVKSKVEVLDSTGAVIATSSAASVFENNHSVLLSGLSGGQGLTIRVSADDPSDIYSVGDYILELDYRSIAVQQLDLVPGDYQSGADTLFTEFSLADEETLAQTIASSDTVAATPAATNRFEVVSSVASATDSDVWEITAPTGSNQQLIVNVAGVGNDGPELRLLVIDSNGQSVGTSARLRDDGSWSVEVAEPVAGAAYYVRISVDPNSAVNVGNYVAVAEFLSPTQQMNELVAGTASSTIDEFYRWSAGKSKLYRFDLSAFSGGVDEGVRLRIYDTFTKELRLVISSQNDMTRSGFAWLDQGDYMLRVTTFSDVELPVDEIDFVVQVDGISDDQDEDPYDPESDPYYDPYEYEYDPTYYYYYYSNYEYYYDWDAYYEYDGDPEYEYYYTGP; this is translated from the coding sequence ATGACATCGTCAAAGCGTCGGACTCGCCCTAAAGCTGCGAATTTCGAAACACTTGAACGGCGAGCCCTGCTCGCGGCGTTCGGCACACCATGGCCCGAGGCTCGCGATCTTTCAATTAGTTTTCCGGCAGATGGCGTCGCGATTGGCGAACAAAGCAACGACATTCGCGAAACGCTAGACCAAACAGGGGTCTCGAGCCAATGGCAAGAGCTTGCTCTGAGGGCCTATCAAACTTGGGCCATTCACGCTGACATCAACGTTGGTTTGCGCAACGATTTTGATGTCGCATTCGGAGCAGCGGGAAAAATCAGTGAAGACCCTCGCTTTGGTGAGTTTCGTATCGGTGCGTTCCCCCAACAGGGGCTGATGGCAAACTCATTGCCGTTTCAAGCCGTTGCCGGAACGTACTCGGGAGACCTGTTACTGAATTCAAATCAGAATTTCCGAGTCAACGATTGGACCGGCGGAGCACCGGACACAAGCACTTGGGATGCCAACGACCGCGATCTTTTTAGCGTGTTTCTGCACGAAGCCGGCAACACACTTGGCGTCGATGACAGCCAATTCAATTGGACAGTGATGTTTCGTCAATACACGGTTCCGAAAGGAATTCTAAGTGCAGAAGACATAGCCGAAATCCAAAGTCTTTATGGCCAACGCACCGATCCTTACGAGACAGCGGACAACGGCAGCGTTCAATTCGCAAGCGTGGTCCCCGAGCCGATCGGCTTTGATCCTCAGGCGGACGTTATCCGCACTCGGGGAAGTTTGGTCTCGCCAACCGATGTCGACCATTACCAAGTCACTTCATCAGCCGGCCAAAACACGTTAACGATCAAACTGAAAGCCGAAGGCGTTAGCCTTGTGAAGTCGAAAGTTGAAGTTCTCGATTCAACTGGCGCAGTGATTGCCACCAGTAGCGCCGCATCCGTTTTCGAAAACAACCATTCCGTATTGCTGTCGGGACTGTCCGGCGGCCAGGGGCTAACGATTCGGGTCTCGGCCGACGACCCATCGGATATATATTCAGTCGGCGACTACATCCTTGAACTTGACTATCGATCCATTGCGGTTCAGCAACTCGACCTTGTCCCGGGCGACTACCAATCCGGTGCGGACACGCTGTTTACCGAGTTCAGCTTGGCCGATGAGGAAACGTTAGCACAAACGATCGCTTCCTCCGACACGGTTGCCGCAACCCCTGCAGCAACCAATCGGTTTGAGGTGGTGTCATCGGTTGCGTCAGCGACAGATTCCGATGTTTGGGAGATCACCGCACCGACGGGCAGCAACCAGCAGTTGATCGTGAACGTTGCCGGCGTCGGTAACGATGGACCGGAGCTTCGGTTACTGGTAATCGACAGCAATGGTCAATCCGTCGGCACATCGGCCAGACTTCGCGACGATGGTTCATGGTCCGTTGAAGTCGCCGAACCGGTCGCGGGGGCGGCGTACTATGTTCGCATCAGCGTTGACCCCAACTCGGCCGTCAATGTCGGCAACTATGTAGCCGTTGCCGAGTTCTTGTCGCCAACCCAGCAAATGAACGAACTCGTTGCGGGAACAGCATCGTCAACGATCGATGAATTCTATCGGTGGTCCGCAGGCAAATCAAAGCTCTACCGTTTCGATCTCAGTGCGTTTAGCGGCGGAGTAGATGAAGGTGTTCGCCTTAGGATCTACGACACGTTCACCAAGGAACTGCGGCTCGTCATCAGCTCGCAAAACGACATGACCCGATCGGGCTTCGCTTGGTTGGACCAAGGCGATTACATGCTGCGTGTCACCACGTTCTCAGACGTCGAACTTCCAGTCGATGAGATCGACTTTGTCGTTCAAGTGGATGGCATTTCAGATGACCAGGACGAAGACCCTTACGATCCAGAATCCGATCCTTACTACGACCCGTACGAATACGAATACGACCCGACTTACTACTACTATTACTATTCGAACTACGAGTACTACTATGACTGGGATGCGTACTACGAGTACGACGGCGACCCTGAATACGAGTACTACTACACCGGCCCGTAG
- a CDS encoding tetratricopeptide repeat-containing sulfotransferase family protein yields the protein MSSTISVSPETLTRVLQRMCGADPNSSSASERDLQVAIRQAKKRVNLDPNDHHFQTVLAAWECLDDEPQLAMERLRPFLGSAEASADTLTIAGYASVQSDQYEQARQMFDRVVKLDPHRCECWTMLGRIASHAEQSDWAIEFHKRAIAFGDDCSESAIELSGIYVRHKRLDDAIHMLRVTLLRQRNHPKLNRTLARLLRKRSILLGRQGKRVARQRITEERLQCLRSANGAAPRPDSYVRQGRIEARLERYDEARRSFEQAVRLAPDCATSLAHLANANVDRGELSLAIEQFEAAIRIAPEHSATHFKYSRAKKFSDNAATRDYIAKLQSILSQDSLSLRSQVHLRFALAKVFDDLKQYDLAWKNYDLANCLKPGHTEHQSSDNQAEARPKKPRPKSETKPLKRIAEGAIRFFNQDLFAANPNTGVRRDEVAPIFVVGMPRSGTTLTEQILTSHPEIAGAGELKSINNIRRGIEHEIRNRARKSSTKPCAYPESLMQMDRHRLQTFANEYLNELNTFRTHERLVTDKMPTNFMHLGLIALMFPDAKVIHCRRDPLDVLVSCYCQNLNPPFCDLNALAYYYRQYQQMMDHFERTLPIKIHHISYEETVVDCERVARGMIDHCGLSWDPACIKFHQNRRSVHTPSKWQVRQPMYTSSVQKWKRFETHLQPIMEELYETQVSN from the coding sequence ATGAGTTCTACGATATCGGTCAGTCCTGAAACCCTGACTCGGGTCTTGCAGCGAATGTGCGGTGCCGACCCGAATTCATCGAGCGCATCCGAACGAGACTTGCAAGTGGCGATTCGCCAAGCAAAGAAGCGAGTCAACCTCGATCCCAACGACCATCATTTCCAAACTGTCCTTGCCGCTTGGGAGTGCTTGGATGATGAACCGCAATTGGCCATGGAACGATTGCGTCCGTTTCTTGGGTCTGCGGAAGCGTCAGCCGACACGCTAACCATTGCGGGTTACGCGAGCGTTCAGTCGGACCAGTATGAGCAAGCACGACAGATGTTTGATCGCGTTGTCAAACTGGATCCACATCGTTGCGAGTGTTGGACGATGCTTGGTCGTATCGCGTCCCATGCCGAACAGTCCGATTGGGCGATTGAATTCCATAAGCGGGCGATTGCCTTTGGTGATGACTGCAGTGAGTCGGCGATCGAGTTGTCTGGCATCTACGTGCGACATAAACGGTTGGACGACGCCATCCATATGCTTCGAGTCACTTTGCTGCGGCAGCGCAATCACCCCAAACTGAATCGAACGCTCGCCCGACTGCTGCGCAAACGCAGCATCCTGTTAGGACGACAAGGGAAACGTGTAGCCCGACAACGAATCACCGAAGAACGACTACAGTGCCTGCGATCAGCCAACGGTGCTGCACCTCGCCCCGATAGCTACGTTCGCCAAGGACGAATCGAGGCCCGACTAGAACGATACGACGAGGCTAGGCGGTCATTCGAACAGGCTGTGCGACTGGCACCCGATTGTGCCACTTCGCTGGCCCATTTGGCCAATGCCAACGTCGACCGAGGCGAACTGTCGCTGGCGATCGAACAGTTCGAAGCCGCAATTCGAATTGCTCCGGAACACTCAGCAACCCACTTCAAGTATTCGCGAGCAAAAAAATTCAGTGATAATGCCGCCACTCGCGATTACATCGCAAAGCTGCAGTCAATTTTAAGCCAGGACTCTCTATCGCTAAGAAGTCAAGTGCATCTACGGTTTGCGCTTGCAAAAGTCTTTGACGACCTAAAACAGTACGATCTCGCTTGGAAAAACTACGATCTCGCGAATTGCCTTAAACCGGGACACACCGAACATCAGAGCAGTGACAACCAAGCCGAAGCCCGACCCAAAAAGCCACGCCCCAAATCTGAAACCAAACCGCTGAAGCGAATTGCTGAAGGCGCAATCCGGTTTTTCAACCAGGATCTGTTTGCCGCCAATCCGAACACCGGCGTTCGACGCGATGAGGTTGCCCCCATTTTCGTCGTTGGAATGCCGAGGTCGGGAACGACTTTGACGGAACAGATCCTAACCAGTCACCCCGAAATTGCCGGTGCGGGGGAACTGAAATCGATCAACAACATTCGGCGTGGAATTGAGCACGAGATCCGAAACAGAGCCAGAAAGTCATCCACCAAGCCATGTGCCTATCCCGAATCGCTGATGCAGATGGACCGGCATCGACTACAGACGTTTGCGAATGAGTACCTGAACGAACTGAATACGTTTCGGACGCACGAGCGTTTGGTTACCGATAAGATGCCTACCAATTTCATGCATTTGGGTTTGATCGCCTTAATGTTTCCCGATGCAAAGGTAATTCACTGTCGGCGCGACCCACTGGACGTGCTGGTTTCATGCTACTGCCAAAACCTAAACCCACCGTTTTGTGACTTGAACGCTCTGGCTTACTACTATCGCCAGTATCAACAGATGATGGACCATTTTGAACGAACACTCCCGATCAAAATCCACCATATCTCGTATGAAGAAACGGTCGTTGACTGCGAACGGGTTGCCCGCGGAATGATTGATCATTGCGGGCTTTCTTGGGATCCCGCTTGCATAAAGTTTCATCAAAACCGTCGATCCGTCCACACACCTAGCAAATGGCAAGTCCGACAACCGATGTACACCTCGTCGGTCCAGAAATGGAAACGTTTCGAAACCCATCTGCAACCGATCATGGAAGAACTGTACGAGACGCAAGTCAGCAACTGA
- a CDS encoding DUF1559 family PulG-like putative transporter, with protein sequence MQLVKKYNPRAGFTLVELLVVIAIIGVLVGLLLPAVQAAREAARRMSCSNNFKQLGLSMHNYHSAYQALPMQGTGTRTAVGNNDWDNLDGSNNYRLSILVGMIPFIEQQALWEMISNPSAQRTDGSTTTTPGTATVPWPAMGPTPDRLAYVPWASEIPGLRCPSDPGTGLPALGRTNYGACLGDSAVYSRDSYLNIAPGAYPYAATTGTASNATAAYRGAFMQGRQTKFRDILDGLSNTIVMGELATDLGDNDARTSLPTNAPYGAAAEKADCRLNPSYGTLQVDPIRPQFWNSAATVNTNFGRGFRWADRMPVYTCVFTILGPNKALCSERDDRRDAVTSVSSRHQGGAHVLMGDGAVKFITDSIEAGNSNAIQHSTHAGAPANGLVSDYGVWGALGTRASKETISEDF encoded by the coding sequence GTGCAGTTAGTGAAAAAGTACAATCCCAGAGCCGGCTTTACCCTCGTAGAGCTTCTCGTTGTGATCGCAATCATCGGAGTCCTGGTTGGGCTTCTGCTACCGGCCGTTCAGGCCGCACGCGAAGCAGCCCGCCGCATGAGTTGCAGCAACAATTTCAAGCAACTTGGCTTGTCAATGCACAACTACCACTCGGCCTACCAAGCTTTGCCGATGCAAGGTACAGGGACCCGAACGGCGGTCGGCAACAATGACTGGGATAATCTCGATGGTTCCAACAATTATCGGCTCTCGATTTTGGTCGGAATGATTCCCTTCATCGAGCAACAAGCGTTGTGGGAAATGATCTCCAATCCATCGGCGCAGCGTACGGATGGCAGCACTACGACGACTCCCGGAACGGCCACCGTGCCGTGGCCTGCGATGGGTCCAACGCCCGATCGATTGGCATACGTTCCTTGGGCAAGCGAAATCCCAGGCTTGCGTTGTCCCAGCGATCCTGGCACAGGTTTACCGGCCTTGGGGCGGACCAATTACGGTGCTTGCCTAGGTGACTCAGCGGTGTACAGCCGCGACAGTTACCTCAACATCGCCCCCGGAGCATATCCTTATGCCGCGACGACTGGAACTGCGAGCAACGCAACTGCTGCCTACCGTGGTGCGTTCATGCAGGGGCGTCAGACTAAATTCCGAGATATTCTTGATGGATTGTCCAATACAATCGTCATGGGTGAATTAGCAACGGATTTGGGCGACAATGATGCACGGACGTCGTTGCCGACGAACGCTCCATACGGTGCTGCTGCTGAAAAAGCTGATTGCCGGCTCAACCCCTCATACGGAACCTTGCAGGTAGATCCGATTCGCCCACAATTTTGGAATTCGGCTGCGACCGTCAACACTAATTTTGGGCGTGGCTTCCGTTGGGCTGATCGCATGCCGGTTTACACATGCGTCTTCACCATCTTGGGGCCCAACAAGGCACTCTGCTCAGAACGCGACGATCGACGTGATGCCGTGACATCTGTATCGAGCCGTCACCAAGGCGGGGCGCACGTGCTGATGGGTGACGGTGCAGTGAAGTTCATCACCGACTCGATCGAGGCTGGCAATTCCAACGCAATTCAGCACAGCACTCATGCTGGCGCTCCAGCGAACGGTCTCGTCAGCGATTATGGCGTTTGGGGAGCCCTGGGGACTCGGGCTTCAAAAGAGACCATAAGTGAAGATTTCTAG
- a CDS encoding carboxylesterase family protein, protein MADRAWRLAIQNPNRFACLVPLCGGGDPPYAKKIKHLPVWAFHGRQDDLIPVSESQQMVDALHSAGNEARFTVYPDAKHDAWTETYRNEELFRWMLGQQNNR, encoded by the coding sequence GTGGCGGATAGGGCATGGCGTTTAGCGATCCAGAACCCCAACCGGTTCGCTTGTTTGGTGCCCCTTTGCGGTGGTGGCGATCCGCCCTACGCGAAAAAAATCAAACATCTGCCCGTCTGGGCTTTCCATGGTCGCCAGGACGATTTGATTCCTGTCTCGGAATCGCAGCAGATGGTCGACGCGTTGCATTCGGCTGGCAACGAAGCGAGGTTCACTGTCTATCCGGACGCGAAGCACGATGCGTGGACCGAGACCTATCGCAACGAAGAACTGTTTCGTTGGATGCTAGGACAGCAAAACAATCGTTGA
- a CDS encoding aldose epimerase family protein encodes MKNLLLCFFAVFLTFAKADAQVIVNDFDTIKLYTLVNDKGMTVKITNYGAIITSMIVPDRDGKMGDVVLGYDRVEDYINAVDKPYFGAVVGRYGNRIAKGQFTLDGETYKLAVNNNENHLHGGVIGFDKVVWDANPIDSDQFKGLELSYLAKDMEEGYPGNLQLKVTYKLDQKSNTLTVDYAATTDKATPVNVTQHSYFNLKGEGEDTILDHELMINAKKYTPVDSGLIPTGETPSVQGTPFDFSVSKPIGRDVAMKKQQLEFGLGYDHNFVLDKPYGEMGLAARVFEPTTGRVLEITTTEPGVQFYCGNFLDGRLKGKSGKSYVHRGGFCLETQHYPDSPNQPNFPSTIVTPDKAYQSTTVFAFSTQK; translated from the coding sequence ATGAAAAACTTGCTTCTGTGTTTCTTTGCCGTCTTCCTGACCTTTGCCAAGGCAGATGCCCAAGTCATCGTCAATGACTTTGACACCATCAAGCTTTACACGCTGGTCAACGACAAAGGGATGACCGTCAAGATCACGAACTACGGTGCCATCATCACGTCGATGATTGTTCCTGATCGTGATGGAAAGATGGGCGACGTTGTGCTGGGGTATGACCGCGTCGAGGACTACATCAATGCGGTGGACAAGCCGTACTTTGGTGCCGTCGTCGGACGTTACGGTAATCGAATCGCCAAGGGGCAATTCACGCTCGATGGCGAAACCTACAAGCTTGCCGTCAACAATAACGAAAACCATTTGCACGGCGGTGTGATCGGTTTCGACAAGGTGGTGTGGGACGCTAATCCAATCGACAGCGACCAGTTCAAAGGGCTGGAACTGTCGTACTTGGCGAAAGACATGGAAGAAGGCTATCCCGGCAACCTGCAGTTGAAGGTGACCTACAAGCTGGATCAAAAGAGCAACACGCTAACGGTTGATTATGCTGCGACCACCGACAAGGCAACGCCGGTCAATGTGACCCAGCACAGCTATTTCAATTTGAAGGGCGAGGGCGAAGATACGATTCTTGATCACGAACTGATGATCAATGCTAAAAAGTACACGCCGGTCGATTCGGGATTGATTCCGACAGGCGAGACACCGAGTGTTCAAGGCACGCCGTTCGACTTTTCAGTGTCGAAGCCGATTGGTCGTGATGTCGCGATGAAAAAACAGCAACTTGAATTCGGCCTTGGTTACGACCATAACTTTGTATTGGACAAACCGTATGGCGAAATGGGGCTGGCCGCGCGTGTTTTCGAACCAACCACTGGGCGTGTCCTCGAGATTACGACCACCGAGCCGGGAGTGCAATTCTATTGCGGGAATTTCTTAGACGGACGACTGAAGGGAAAGTCGGGGAAAAGCTACGTCCATCGAGGTGGCTTCTGTCTAGAAACTCAGCACTATCCCGACAGCCCCAATCAGCCGAACTTTCCATCAACCATTGTCACGCCTGACAAGGCTTATCAGTCGACGACAGTGTTTGCGTTTTCGACTCAAAAATAG